A window of Campylobacter cuniculorum DSM 23162 = LMG 24588 contains these coding sequences:
- the rpoB gene encoding DNA-directed RNA polymerase subunit beta, with product MCNMLDNKLGNRLRVDFSNVSKQIEIPNLLQLQKASFDYFLNFNNNGSESGIERVFKSIFPIHDPQNRLSLEYVSSEIGKPKYTIRECMERGLTYSVNLKMKIRLTLHERDDKTGEKVGIKDIKEQEIYIREIPLMTDRISFIINGVERVVVNQLHRSPGVIFKEEASSTIANKLVYTAQIIPDRGSWLYFEYDAKDVLYVRINKRRKIPVTMLFRALGYKKQDIIKLFYPIQTIIVKKDKFLTEFNPNDFMDRIEYDIKDEKGEVVHQAGKRLTRKKAEQLLKDGLKWIEYPVEVLINRYLASPIIDKQSGELLFDSFTLIDESKLAKIKEQKSFEIANDLANGVDTAIINSFAQDNETLKLLKQSENIEDENDLAAIRIYKVMRPGEPVVKDAARAFVNDLFFNPERYDLTKVGRMKMNHKLGLDVPEYLTVLTNEDIIKTAKYLIKVKNGKGHIDDRDHLGNRRVRAIGELLANELHLGLVKMQKAIKDKFTSLNTELDKVMPYDLINPKMITTTIIEFFTGGQLSQFMDQTNPLSEVTHKRRLSALGEGGLVKERAGFEVRDVHATHYGRICPVETPEGQNIGLINTLSTYAKVNDLGFVEAPYKKVINGKISNEVVYLTATQEEGLFIAPASTKIDAKGNIIEEFVEARQDGETMLVKREEVQLIDLCSGMVVGVAASLIPFLEHDDANRALMGSNMQRQAVPLLISNAPIVGTGMEKIIARDAWEAIKAKRGGVVEKVDNKSIFILGEDEKGPFIDHYTMEKNLRTNQNTNYIQYPIVKKGDVVEAGQIIADGPSMDGGELAIGKNALIAFMPWNGYNYEDAIVVSERIIREDVFTSVHIYEKEIEARELKDGVEEITKDIPNIKEEDIAHLDESGIAKIGTHIKPGMILVGKVSPKGEVKPTPEERLLRAIFGEKAGHVVNKSLYATASLEGVVVDVKIFTKKGYEKDKRAKEAYDKEKMSLEKEHHDRLLMMDREEMLRVCALLAKSPLNSAQKINNKDYKKGQKVDIKDLEKINRFTLTTFIKAYSKEVQKQYEDLKNHFQNEKKKLKVEHDEKLEILEKDDILPSGVVKLVKVYIATKRKLKVGDKMAGRHGNKGIVSTIVPEVDMPYLPGGKSVDIALNPLGVPSRMNIGQILESHLGLVGLRLGEQIQEIFNAKQKDFIKELRVKMLEICSIPRLAKEKEFIKNLNDEKLLNYARDWSKGVKFATPVFEGVNIEEFSKLFEMAKIDMDGKTELYDGRTGEKIAERVHIGCMYMLKLHHLVDEKVHARSTGPYSLVTQQPVGGKALFGGQRFGEMEVWALEAYGAAHTLREMLTIKSDDVEGRFSAYKALTKGENVPATGIPETFFVLTNELKSLALDVEIFDKDEDNE from the coding sequence ATATGCAATATGTTAGATAATAAATTAGGAAATCGTTTAAGAGTAGATTTCTCAAATGTTTCAAAACAAATAGAAATTCCTAATCTTCTCCAATTACAAAAAGCAAGTTTTGATTATTTTTTAAATTTCAATAACAATGGTAGCGAAAGCGGTATAGAAAGAGTATTTAAATCTATATTTCCTATTCATGACCCGCAAAATCGTTTAAGTTTGGAGTATGTCAGTAGTGAGATAGGTAAGCCAAAATATACTATAAGAGAATGTATGGAAAGGGGTTTGACTTATTCAGTAAATTTAAAAATGAAAATTCGACTCACTTTACATGAAAGAGATGATAAAACCGGTGAAAAAGTAGGTATAAAAGATATTAAAGAGCAAGAAATTTATATAAGAGAAATTCCATTAATGACGGATAGAATTTCATTCATTATCAACGGCGTTGAAAGAGTTGTAGTGAATCAATTACACAGAAGTCCGGGTGTGATTTTTAAAGAAGAAGCGAGTTCTACCATTGCAAATAAACTTGTTTATACAGCACAAATTATCCCTGATAGAGGTTCTTGGCTGTATTTTGAATACGATGCAAAAGATGTGCTTTATGTAAGGATTAACAAAAGAAGAAAAATTCCTGTTACTATGCTTTTTAGGGCTTTAGGATATAAAAAACAAGATATTATCAAACTTTTTTATCCTATTCAAACTATAATTGTAAAGAAAGATAAATTTTTAACTGAATTCAATCCTAATGATTTTATGGATAGAATAGAATATGATATTAAAGATGAAAAAGGTGAGGTTGTCCATCAAGCGGGTAAAAGACTGACAAGAAAAAAAGCAGAGCAGCTTTTAAAAGATGGTTTAAAATGGATAGAATATCCTGTTGAAGTGCTTATCAATCGTTATTTAGCAAGTCCTATCATCGATAAACAAAGCGGAGAGCTTTTATTTGATTCTTTTACTTTAATCGATGAAAGTAAATTAGCAAAAATTAAAGAGCAAAAGAGCTTTGAGATTGCAAATGACTTAGCAAATGGCGTTGATACAGCGATTATCAATTCTTTTGCTCAAGATAATGAAACTTTAAAATTACTTAAACAAAGTGAAAACATAGAAGATGAAAATGATTTAGCTGCAATTAGAATTTACAAGGTGATGCGTCCGGGAGAACCTGTGGTAAAAGACGCTGCACGAGCTTTTGTGAATGATTTGTTTTTCAATCCGGAAAGATATGATTTAACTAAAGTAGGTCGTATGAAAATGAATCATAAACTTGGTTTAGATGTGCCTGAATACTTGACCGTTTTAACCAATGAGGACATTATTAAAACCGCAAAATATCTCATTAAGGTTAAAAATGGCAAAGGGCATATTGATGATAGAGACCATTTAGGCAATCGTCGTGTCAGAGCCATAGGAGAGCTTTTAGCAAATGAGCTTCATTTAGGACTTGTGAAAATGCAAAAGGCGATTAAAGATAAATTCACTTCTTTAAATACAGAGCTTGATAAGGTTATGCCTTATGATTTGATTAATCCAAAGATGATTACAACAACTATCATTGAATTTTTTACAGGCGGACAGCTTTCTCAATTTATGGACCAAACCAATCCTTTGAGCGAGGTGACTCATAAACGTCGTTTGTCTGCACTTGGTGAAGGAGGATTAGTCAAGGAAAGAGCAGGGTTTGAAGTAAGAGATGTCCATGCAACTCATTATGGAAGAATTTGTCCGGTTGAAACGCCAGAAGGGCAAAATATAGGTTTGATTAATACTCTTTCAACTTATGCAAAAGTCAATGATTTAGGCTTTGTTGAAGCACCTTATAAAAAAGTGATTAATGGTAAAATAAGCAATGAAGTGGTGTATTTGACCGCTACGCAAGAAGAGGGACTTTTCATAGCTCCAGCTTCAACAAAAATTGATGCTAAAGGCAATATAATAGAAGAATTTGTCGAAGCAAGACAAGATGGCGAAACGATGCTGGTTAAAAGAGAAGAAGTGCAATTAATCGATCTTTGTTCTGGTATGGTTGTGGGAGTGGCTGCTTCTCTCATTCCTTTTTTAGAGCACGATGATGCTAACAGGGCTTTAATGGGTTCAAATATGCAACGTCAAGCTGTGCCTTTGTTAATCTCTAATGCTCCTATTGTTGGGACAGGAATGGAAAAGATTATTGCAAGAGATGCTTGGGAAGCCATTAAGGCTAAACGCGGTGGAGTGGTTGAAAAGGTTGATAATAAAAGTATTTTCATCCTAGGCGAGGATGAGAAAGGTCCCTTTATAGACCATTATACTATGGAAAAGAATTTAAGAACGAATCAAAATACAAATTACATTCAATATCCTATCGTTAAAAAGGGTGATGTCGTTGAAGCAGGGCAGATTATAGCTGATGGTCCAAGTATGGATGGAGGGGAATTAGCTATCGGTAAAAATGCTCTTATAGCTTTTATGCCTTGGAATGGTTATAATTACGAAGATGCCATTGTCGTGAGTGAAAGAATTATACGCGAAGATGTTTTTACAAGTGTGCATATTTATGAAAAAGAGATTGAAGCGAGAGAATTAAAAGATGGGGTAGAAGAAATCACTAAAGACATTCCAAATATTAAAGAAGAGGATATAGCTCATCTTGATGAAAGTGGTATCGCAAAAATAGGAACTCATATAAAGCCGGGTATGATTTTAGTCGGCAAGGTCTCTCCAAAAGGTGAGGTTAAACCTACTCCAGAAGAAAGACTTTTAAGAGCGATTTTCGGTGAGAAAGCCGGACATGTAGTCAATAAATCTTTATACGCCACAGCTTCTTTAGAGGGAGTGGTTGTTGATGTTAAAATTTTCACTAAAAAAGGCTATGAGAAAGATAAAAGGGCAAAAGAAGCTTACGATAAAGAAAAAATGTCTTTAGAAAAGGAACATCACGATAGGCTTTTGATGATGGATAGAGAAGAAATGTTAAGAGTTTGTGCTCTTTTGGCAAAATCTCCTTTGAATTCGGCTCAAAAGATTAATAACAAAGATTATAAAAAAGGGCAAAAGGTTGATATAAAAGATCTTGAAAAAATCAATCGTTTTACCTTGACAACTTTCATTAAAGCTTATTCTAAAGAAGTGCAAAAACAATATGAAGATTTAAAAAATCATTTCCAAAATGAGAAGAAAAAACTCAAGGTTGAACACGATGAAAAGCTTGAAATTTTAGAAAAAGATGATATTTTACCGAGTGGGGTTGTTAAACTCGTTAAGGTTTATATTGCAACAAAAAGAAAGCTCAAAGTGGGCGATAAAATGGCAGGAAGACACGGAAACAAAGGCATAGTTTCAACCATAGTTCCAGAAGTGGATATGCCTTATCTTCCGGGCGGAAAGAGCGTGGATATAGCCTTAAATCCTCTCGGCGTCCCAAGTCGTATGAATATAGGGCAAATTTTAGAAAGCCATTTAGGACTTGTAGGATTAAGACTAGGAGAACAAATTCAAGAGATTTTTAATGCAAAACAAAAAGATTTCATCAAAGAATTAAGAGTAAAAATGCTTGAAATTTGTTCCATTCCAAGACTTGCAAAGGAAAAAGAATTCATTAAAAATTTAAACGATGAAAAGCTTTTAAATTATGCAAGGGATTGGAGTAAGGGAGTGAAATTTGCCACTCCTGTTTTTGAAGGTGTTAATATAGAAGAATTTAGCAAACTTTTCGAAATGGCTAAGATTGATATGGACGGAAAAACCGAGCTTTATGATGGACGCACGGGAGAAAAGATTGCTGAAAGAGTCCATATAGGTTGTATGTATATGTTAAAACTTCATCACTTAGTCGATGAAAAAGTCCATGCAAGAAGCACGGGACCTTATAGTCTTGTAACTCAACAACCCGTCGGAGGTAAAGCTTTATTTGGTGGGCAAAGATTTGGAGAAATGGAAGTTTGGGCTTTAGAAGCTTATGGTGCGGCTCATACTTTAAGAGAAATGCTGACAATCAAATCAGACGATGTTGAGGGAAGATTTAGTGCTTATAAGGCATTGACTAAGGGAGAGAATGTCCCAGCTACGGGAATTCCAGAAACTTTTTTTGTTTTAACCAATGAGCTTAAATCTCTTGCTTTAGATGTTGAGATTTTTGATAAGGACGAGGATAATGAGTAA
- the rpoC gene encoding DNA-directed RNA polymerase subunit beta' yields MSKFKIIEIKEETRPRDFEAFQLRLASPEKIKSWSYGEVKKPETINYRTLKPERDGLFCAKIFGPIRDYECLCGKYKKMRFKGVKCEKCGVEVANSKVRRSRMGHIELVTPVAHIWYVNSLPSRIGTLLGVKMKDLERVLYYEAYIVESPGDAYYDNENTKKVEFCDVLNEEQYQSLIQRYENSGFKARMGGEVVRDLLANLDLVSLLNQLKTEMQATSSEAKKKTIIKRLRVVENFLNSNLNADINSDEAVPNRPEWMMITNLPVLPPDLRPLVALDGGKFAVSDVNDLYRRVINRNTRLKKLIELDAPEIIIRNEKRMLQEAVDALFDNGRRANAVKGANKRPLKSLSEIIKGKQGRFRQNLLGKRVDFSGRSVIVVGPKLRMDQCGLPKKMALELFKPHLLAKLEEKGYATTVKQAKKMIENKTNEVWECLEEVVKGHPVMLNRAPTLHKLSIQAFHPVLVEGKAIQLHPLVCAAFNADFDGDQMAVHVPLSQEAIAECKVLMLSSMNILLPASGKSVAVPSQDMVLGIYYLSLEKIGAKGAHKICTGIDEVMMALEAKCLDIHASIQTIVDGRKITTTAGRLIIKSILPDFVPEHSWNKILKKKDIAALVDYVYKQGGLQITASFLDKLKNLGFEYATKAGISISIADIIVPNDKQKAIDSAKKQVREIQNSYNLGLITSIERYNKIIDIWKSTNNILSKGMMNLIEKDKEGFNSIYMMADSGARGSAAQISQLAAMRGLMTKPDGSIIETPIISNFREGLNVLEYFISTHGARKGLADTALKTANAGYLTRKLIDVAQNVKITIEDCGTHEGVEINEITADSSIIETLEERILGRILAEDVIDPITNSVIFTEGTLIDEEKARILTESGVKSVNIRTPIICKAKKGICAKCYGINLSEGKLVRPGEAVGIISAQSIGEPGTQLTLRTFHSGGAASTDLQDRQVSAQKEGFIRFYNLKTYKNKEGKNIVANRRNAAILLVEPKIKAPFKGVISVESIHEDIIVCIRNKEQESKFILRKYDLAKPNELAGVSGSIDGKFYLPYQNGSEVNENESIVEVIKEGWNIPNRIPFASEILVKDGDPVVQNIKAGEKGTLKFYILKGDGLDRVRNIKKGDIVKEKGFFVVIADENDREAKRHYIPRESKIEFNDSTYIDDPNTIIASASKKEKTIIGEWDAYNNTIIAEISGVVSFEDIEAGYSADEQIDEATGRRSLVINEYLPSGVRPTLLVAGKDDKVVRYQLEPKTVIFVQDGSKVEQADILAKTPKAVAKSKDITGGLPRVSELFEARKPKNAAVIAEIDGVVHFDKPLRSKERIIIQAEDGASVEYLIDKSKHIQVRDGEFIHAGEKLTDGVVSSHDVLKILGEKALHHYLISEIQQVYRGQGVVISDKHIEVIVSQMLRQVRVVDSGNTKFIEGDLISRRKFIEENERILRMGGEPAIAEPVLLGVTRAAIGSDSVISAASFQETTKVLTEASIAGKFDYLEDLKENVILGRIIPVGTGLYSEQKFKIKEQ; encoded by the coding sequence ATGAGTAAATTTAAAATCATAGAAATCAAAGAAGAAACAAGACCTAGAGATTTTGAGGCTTTTCAATTAAGACTTGCAAGTCCTGAAAAAATCAAATCTTGGTCTTATGGAGAGGTAAAAAAGCCTGAAACAATCAATTATAGAACCTTAAAACCAGAAAGAGATGGATTATTTTGTGCGAAAATTTTTGGACCGATTCGCGATTATGAATGCCTTTGCGGAAAATATAAAAAAATGCGTTTTAAAGGCGTTAAATGTGAAAAATGCGGAGTTGAAGTTGCAAATTCTAAGGTACGTCGCTCAAGAATGGGGCATATTGAGCTTGTAACACCTGTAGCACATATTTGGTATGTTAATTCTTTACCAAGTCGTATTGGCACACTTTTGGGTGTGAAGATGAAAGACTTAGAGAGAGTGCTTTATTATGAAGCTTATATTGTTGAAAGCCCCGGAGATGCGTATTATGATAATGAAAATACTAAAAAAGTTGAATTTTGCGATGTTTTAAACGAAGAGCAATATCAAAGCTTGATACAACGTTATGAAAATAGCGGTTTTAAAGCCAGAATGGGCGGTGAAGTTGTTCGTGATTTGCTTGCAAATTTAGATCTTGTTTCTCTTTTAAATCAGCTTAAAACTGAAATGCAAGCCACAAGCTCTGAAGCAAAGAAAAAGACTATTATTAAAAGACTTAGAGTGGTTGAAAATTTTCTTAATAGCAATTTAAATGCCGATATTAACAGCGATGAAGCCGTTCCAAATCGTCCTGAATGGATGATGATAACTAATTTACCGGTATTACCGCCTGATTTGCGTCCTTTGGTTGCTTTAGATGGAGGAAAATTCGCGGTTTCTGATGTGAATGATTTATATCGTAGGGTTATTAATCGCAATACAAGGCTTAAAAAACTTATAGAACTTGATGCTCCAGAGATTATTATAAGAAATGAAAAAAGAATGCTTCAAGAAGCTGTCGATGCTTTATTTGACAATGGACGTAGGGCTAATGCTGTTAAAGGTGCTAATAAAAGACCTCTAAAATCCTTAAGTGAAATCATTAAAGGAAAACAAGGACGTTTCAGACAAAATTTGCTCGGTAAAAGAGTGGATTTTTCAGGTCGTAGTGTTATTGTTGTGGGACCAAAACTTAGAATGGATCAATGTGGTTTGCCTAAAAAAATGGCTTTAGAGCTTTTCAAACCACATCTTTTAGCAAAGCTTGAAGAAAAGGGTTATGCAACCACAGTAAAACAAGCTAAAAAAATGATAGAAAATAAAACTAATGAAGTTTGGGAATGCCTTGAAGAAGTGGTTAAGGGACATCCTGTTATGCTCAACCGTGCCCCAACCTTGCATAAACTTTCTATACAAGCCTTTCATCCTGTTTTGGTTGAAGGTAAGGCAATACAACTTCATCCTTTGGTTTGTGCAGCATTTAATGCGGATTTTGACGGAGACCAAATGGCAGTTCATGTTCCTCTTTCTCAAGAGGCTATTGCAGAATGCAAAGTTTTAATGCTTTCTTCAATGAATATCTTATTGCCTGCAAGTGGAAAATCTGTTGCTGTGCCTTCTCAAGATATGGTTTTAGGAATTTATTATCTTTCTTTGGAAAAAATTGGAGCTAAGGGAGCACATAAAATTTGCACGGGCATTGATGAAGTGATGATGGCTTTAGAAGCAAAATGTTTAGATATCCATGCAAGCATACAAACAATAGTCGATGGACGCAAAATTACAACCACTGCGGGACGCTTAATCATTAAATCCATATTACCTGATTTTGTGCCTGAACACAGCTGGAATAAAATTCTTAAGAAAAAAGATATAGCTGCTTTGGTGGATTATGTCTATAAGCAAGGCGGACTTCAAATCACGGCAAGTTTTTTAGATAAGCTTAAAAATTTAGGTTTTGAATACGCAACTAAGGCTGGAATTTCTATTTCAATCGCAGATATTATTGTCCCAAATGACAAACAAAAAGCCATTGATAGTGCGAAAAAACAAGTCAGAGAAATTCAAAATTCTTATAATCTTGGTTTAATCACTTCAATCGAAAGATATAATAAAATTATAGACATTTGGAAAAGCACAAATAACATTCTTTCAAAGGGAATGATGAATTTGATTGAAAAGGACAAGGAAGGCTTTAATTCTATTTATATGATGGCTGATTCTGGTGCAAGAGGGAGTGCAGCACAAATTTCTCAACTTGCAGCGATGAGAGGGCTTATGACAAAGCCTGATGGTTCAATTATTGAGACTCCTATCATCTCAAATTTTCGTGAGGGTTTAAATGTGCTTGAGTATTTTATCTCAACTCACGGAGCCAGAAAAGGTTTGGCTGACACTGCTCTTAAAACGGCTAATGCAGGTTATTTGACAAGAAAGCTCATCGATGTGGCTCAAAATGTAAAAATTACGATTGAAGATTGTGGGACACATGAGGGCGTAGAGATTAATGAAATCACTGCCGATAGCTCCATTATTGAAACCTTAGAAGAAAGAATTTTGGGCAGAATTTTAGCTGAAGATGTGATTGATCCTATCACAAATTCGGTTATTTTTACTGAAGGAACTTTGATTGATGAAGAAAAAGCAAGGATTTTAACTGAAAGTGGAGTCAAAAGTGTTAATATACGCACTCCTATCATTTGTAAGGCGAAAAAAGGAATTTGTGCTAAATGCTATGGTATCAATCTTAGCGAGGGAAAACTTGTAAGACCGGGTGAGGCTGTGGGTATCATTTCAGCACAATCCATTGGTGAGCCCGGTACTCAACTCACGCTTAGAACCTTTCACAGCGGAGGTGCGGCAAGTACAGATTTACAAGACAGACAAGTCAGTGCTCAAAAAGAAGGTTTCATAAGATTTTACAATCTTAAGACCTATAAAAATAAAGAGGGCAAGAATATAGTCGCAAATCGTAGAAACGCAGCCATTTTGCTTGTTGAACCAAAGATTAAAGCCCCATTTAAAGGTGTTATCAGCGTAGAAAGCATTCATGAGGATATTATTGTTTGCATTAGAAATAAAGAGCAAGAAAGCAAATTTATCTTAAGAAAATATGATTTGGCTAAACCAAATGAGCTCGCAGGTGTGAGTGGAAGTATTGATGGAAAATTTTATTTGCCTTATCAAAATGGAAGTGAAGTCAATGAAAATGAAAGTATAGTAGAGGTGATTAAGGAAGGTTGGAATATCCCTAATCGTATCCCATTTGCAAGTGAAATTTTAGTCAAAGATGGGGACCCGGTTGTGCAAAATATCAAAGCAGGTGAGAAAGGCACTTTGAAATTTTATATTTTAAAAGGCGATGGACTTGATAGAGTGAGAAATATCAAAAAAGGCGATATTGTCAAGGAAAAAGGTTTCTTTGTTGTGATTGCTGATGAGAATGATAGAGAGGCTAAAAGGCATTATATTCCGCGAGAATCTAAGATAGAATTCAATGATAGCACTTATATTGATGATCCAAATACAATCATTGCAAGTGCATCTAAAAAAGAAAAAACCATCATTGGAGAATGGGATGCTTATAATAATACCATTATCGCTGAAATTTCGGGTGTTGTGAGTTTTGAGGATATTGAAGCAGGTTATAGTGCAGATGAACAAATTGATGAAGCCACTGGAAGACGTTCTTTGGTGATTAATGAATATTTGCCAAGCGGAGTAAGACCGACCTTGCTTGTAGCCGGTAAAGACGATAAAGTTGTTCGGTATCAATTGGAGCCAAAAACGGTTATTTTTGTCCAAGATGGCAGCAAAGTTGAACAAGCAGATATTTTAGCAAAAACTCCGAAGGCGGTTGCAAAATCTAAAGACATTACAGGTGGTCTGCCAAGAGTTTCTGAATTATTTGAAGCAAGAAAACCAAAAAATGCCGCAGTCATTGCCGAAATCGATGGAGTGGTGCATTTTGATAAGCCTTTACGTTCTAAAGAAAGGATTATTATACAAGCTGAAGATGGTGCAAGTGTGGAGTATTTGATTGATAAATCAAAGCACATTCAAGTTAGAGATGGTGAATTCATTCACGCTGGTGAAAAGCTTACTGATGGCGTTGTTTCAAGTCATGATGTGCTTAAAATTTTAGGGGAAAAAGCCTTGCATCATTATCTTATTTCTGAAATTCAGCAAGTTTATAGAGGACAAGGGGTTGTTATTTCTGATAAACATATAGAAGTGATTGTTTCTCAAATGTTAAGACAAGTTAGGGTTGTCGATAGCGGAAATACTAAATTTATTGAAGGAGATTTAATCTCAAGACGTAAATTTATCGAAGAAAATGAAAGAATTCTTCGTATGGGAGGAGAACCTGCCATTGCAGAGCCTGTATTATTAGGTGTTACTCGAGCTGCCATTGGAAGTGATAGTGTGATTTCTGCAGCATCATTCCAAGAAACAACGAAAGTTCTAACCGAAGCGAGTATAGCAGGTAAATTTGATTATCTTGAAGATTTAAAAGAAAATGTGATTTTAGGTCGTATAATTCCTGTCGGAACAGGGCTTTATAGTGAGCAAAAATTTAAAATTAAAGAACAATGA
- the rpsL gene encoding 30S ribosomal protein S12 gives MPTINQLVRKERKKVLEKSKSPALKNCPQRRGVCTRVYTTTPKKPNSALRKVAKVRLTSGFEVISYIGGEGHNLQEHSIVLVRGGRVKDLPGVKYHIVRGALDTAGVAKRTVSRSKYGAKKPKAGATK, from the coding sequence GTGCCAACCATAAATCAATTGGTTAGAAAAGAGCGTAAAAAAGTTTTAGAAAAGTCTAAATCTCCAGCTCTTAAGAATTGTCCGCAAAGAAGAGGAGTTTGCACGAGGGTTTATACAACAACACCTAAAAAACCAAATTCCGCTTTGAGAAAAGTTGCTAAAGTAAGACTTACAAGTGGTTTTGAAGTCATTAGCTATATTGGAGGTGAAGGTCATAACCTTCAAGAACACAGCATTGTTTTAGTACGCGGAGGTAGAGTTAAGGATTTACCGGGCGTGAAATATCATATTGTACGCGGTGCTCTTGATACTGCAGGAGTTGCAAAAAGAACGGTTTCTCGTTCTAAATATGGAGCTAAAAAACCTAAAGCAGGTGCGACAAAATAA
- the rpsG gene encoding 30S ribosomal protein S7 produces MRRRRALVREVLPDPIYGNKIITKFINSLMYDGKKSTATKIMYGALETIDKKGGEKKGIDIFNEAIENVKPILEVKSRRVGGATYQVPVEVRPIRQQALAIRWIISFARKRSERTMIEKLAAELLDAANSKGASFKKKEDTYKMAEANKAFAHYRW; encoded by the coding sequence ATGAGAAGAAGAAGAGCTTTAGTAAGAGAGGTTTTACCTGATCCAATTTATGGTAATAAAATCATTACAAAATTTATCAATTCTTTAATGTATGATGGCAAAAAAAGCACCGCAACAAAGATTATGTATGGAGCTTTAGAAACTATTGATAAAAAAGGTGGTGAAAAGAAAGGTATAGATATTTTCAATGAGGCTATTGAAAATGTTAAGCCTATTTTAGAGGTTAAATCGCGTCGCGTCGGCGGAGCAACCTATCAAGTGCCTGTTGAAGTACGTCCTATAAGACAGCAGGCTTTAGCGATTCGATGGATTATTTCTTTTGCAAGAAAAAGAAGTGAAAGGACGATGATAGAAAAACTTGCTGCAGAACTTTTAGATGCTGCAAATTCCAAAGGTGCGTCTTTTAAAAAGAAAGAAGACACTTATAAAATGGCTGAAGCAAATAAAGCTTTTGCACATTATCGCTGGTAA